The genome window GAGACGGCAGTCAGAATGAGCTCACCTTGTTTCTGCGGATCGCTTCCTCAAGGTAGCGGTAACTCTCTGGGTTCTTGTCGTTGGCCCAGACAAAGACGCCCTTCTTGCCAGCTGGCACCGCAAAGGGTCCAATACCAGCCATGACATCTGCAACAACCTCTCCAGGCTTGAAAAGTCCTGCAATCCGTTTGTGTTCTGTGTCGAGCTTGCTGTTCCAGTATACCTTGGAGTAATCGAACTTGAAAACGCAGCCAGCCTCGCTCACCTCCACGTTCATATCATCAGGACCACCAAGGACTTCGTAGGCAAAGGTCCTGAACTCGTTCTCTGAACCGACATtatcgatcttgttgataACGGTTTTGATGTGAGGGTTCTTGTCTAGAAGTACTTGGGCGATAATGTTCTTGTAAGGTAGGTACTGATCACGGATGTTGAGATGGGCTGCGCATATATGTTAACAAGGACGCTGGTCGTTTGATGAGTGAGGAGCATACCGACGTGTCCCACGGTGTTGAAACCGCTTGGGATTTCCTCGTGAAGTTCATCCGGAAGAATGGATTTCATAACATCAACTCATACTTGTCAGTGTCCGCTTGTGAATAAGGCATGTGTGCAGACGTACGATAAGACCAAGAATCATATCCGATTTCAATATCATACGGCACCACCGTAATGTCACCGACTTTCGAGGCTTCTTTGAGGATGGGACTCCATGTGTCTGGGGCTATTGTTTTTATGATTAGCGTACTTGACAACCATTTCGTCGGACACTCTACAACTTACACGTAGACTTAATCTGAGGAGCCAACACGATACATTTTTTGCCCTGAGAAGCAAGTGACGGGTCTGGATCAGGCAAGATGGGGTTGAATCTCTCCATAAATAAAACCTCGTTTgtcttctcaagctcctttCGATACTTGGACAGCAGCTTATTCTCCTTGATAGAAGCCGCCGCAGCGTTAAGAGTTTTTGCAAAGAGGGACCTATCGAGTGTCCTTGCCGCACGAGCGGCTGGTGCTCGGAAGAGGTTCATTTCTCGCAACTGTGAATTTTTCTAAATATTTTGATACTCATTAGTTTTCTTCTATCTTGTATCTAGTGACAGGGGTTGAGAACTAACATCCATAATGACCTCAGGTATTGTTGAATTTTTGGCGAAAATGCACTGACTGACATGAGTCAAACAAGGGTCTTCACCACTATTTCCCTGGTCACTTAGTTAGACCTTAGAAATGAGTCTGGTTGAGCTTTTTAGGGCTCGAATTTAAATGGTTGTGCACAGCCACATGTATGCGCCACACTTTCACTTATACGCAAGGCTGGGAGTTTGGAGTGATGTCACGACTTCAAGATACATATTCACGGTTGTCAATCGTTATTTGTGCAGAGCAACTCGGATTCGGATAATTTATCAACTTTCAAGTCTGAGGCTGCAATAATCTGAAAACCAATCCTATTGCAACATCTGCCATCATGTCTAGGAAGCGTACTCTTGATGCCTTCTTCAGTCCGACAGTAAAGAAACCCAAAACAGAAACTGGAGCAATCACTTCTAGCGACGTGGTTTCAGAAGACGTGAGAGATAATTCCACATAAAATGCACACA of Fusarium oxysporum Fo47 chromosome I, complete sequence contains these proteins:
- a CDS encoding Met-10+ like-protein-domain-containing protein, yielding MDLREMNLFRAPAARAARTLDRSLFAKTLNAAAASIKENKLLSKYRKELEKTNEVLFMERFNPILPDPDPSLASQGKKCIVLAPQIKSTYTWSPILKEASKVGDITVVPYDIEIGYDSWSYLDVMKSILPDELHEEIPSGFNTVGHVAHLNIRDQYLPYKNIIAQVLLDKNPHIKTVINKIDNVGSENEFRTFAYEVLGGPDDMNVEVSEAGCVFKFDYSKVYWNSKLDTEHKRIAGLFKPGEVVADVMAGIGPFAVPAGKKGVFVWANDKNPESYRYLEEAIRRNKVSEFVKPFNYDGHDFIRTSADLVLEASKRGDCAVIKPPRQPRNSTAPPPEPVRVPVPPTISHFVMNLPASAIEFTHNYRGLYHGHEELFEPHTETKLPMVHVHCFSVKADDETPLMDICERIRKEIGVLLRPGDPENQGEVLIYDVRDVAPAKRMFCASFRLPREVAFAERA